In the Manis javanica isolate MJ-LG chromosome 14, MJ_LKY, whole genome shotgun sequence genome, one interval contains:
- the RXFP4 gene encoding relaxin-3 receptor 2: MPTPNTSALPPAFWANTSGGSVLSTDATAMPIKFLALRVMVALAYGLVGAVGLLGNLAVLWVLGNCTRRAPGPPSDTFVFNLALADLGLALTLPFWAAESALDFHWPFGGTLCKMVLTATVLNIYASIFLITALSVARYWVVAMAAGPGAHLSLFWARMASLAVWVAAALVTVPTAVFGAEGEVWGVRLCLLRFPSRYWMGAYQLQRVVLAFMVPLGIISTSYLLLLAFLRRRRRQDSRIVARSVRILVASFFLCWFPNHVVTLWGVLVKFDLVPWDSTFYTIHTYVFPVTTCLAHSNSCLNPVLYCLLRRGPRRALADTFRDLRARLCSQGWGGEE, translated from the coding sequence ATGCCCACCCCCAATACCTCTGCCCTGCCGCCTGCGTTCTGGGCCAACACGTCCGGAGGCAGTGTGCTGAGCACCGATGCTACTGCCATGCCCATCAAGTTCCTGGCCCTGAGGGTCATGGTGGCCCTGGCCTACGGGCTTGTGGGGGCCGTTGGCTTGCTGGGAAATTTGGCTGTGCTATGGGTGCTGGGCAATTGCACTCGACGAGCCCCTGGCCCACCTTCTGACACTTTTGTCTTTAACCTGGCTCTGGCAGACTTGGGGCTGGCCCTCACTCTCCCCTTCTGGGCAGCTGAGTCGGCTCTGGACTTCCACTGGCCCTTCGGAGGCACCCTCTGCAAGATGGTCCTGACGGCCACCGTCCTCAACATCTATGCCAGCATCTTCCTCATCACAGCGCTGAGCGTTGCCCGATACTGGGTGGTGGCCATGGCTGCAGGACCAGGTGCCCACCTCTCTCTCTTCTGGGCCCGCATGGCCAGCCTAGCGGTGTGGGTGGCAGCCGCCCTAGTGACAGTGCCCACGGCTGTCTTTGGGGCTGAGGGGGAGGTGTGGGGTGTGCGTCTGTGCCTACTGCGCTTCCCCAGCAGATACTGGATGGGCGCCTACCAGCTGCAGAGGGTGGTGCTGGCCTTCATGGTGCCCCTGGGCATCATCAGCACCAGCTACTTGCTGCTACTGGCCTTCCTGCGGCGGCGGCGACGGCAGGACAGTAGGATTGTGGCCCGCTCTGTCCGCATCCTGGTGGCCTCCTTCTTCCTCTGCTGGTTCCCCAACCACGTGGTCACTCTATGGGGTGTCCTGGTGAAATTTGACCTGGTGCCCTGGGACAGCACTTTCTACACCATCCATACCTATGTCTTCCCGGTCACCACCTGCCTGGCGCACAGCAACAGCTGCCTCAACcccgtgctgtactgcctcctAAGGCGGGGGCCGCGGCGGGCCCTGGCAGACACCTTCAGGGATCTGCGAGCAAGGCTGTGTTCCCAGGGCTGGGGCGGGGAGGAATAG